A single Hippocampus zosterae strain Florida chromosome 17, ASM2543408v3, whole genome shotgun sequence DNA region contains:
- the LOC127589591 gene encoding prostaglandin E2 receptor EP1 subtype-like yields the protein MLAMQRHNASGIFASPPPSNDSAIVHKQEVGPVFRNSTRPQINPTAAGITMTLGIVFNIVALIILAKAYARFRRRSKATFLLFASSLVATDLAGHVINGALVLRRYSEGIANLADPPSTSRGDLLTDPDVQCLFLGCCMVFFGLCPLFLGCAMAAERCLGVSRPLLHARLVTNARTKMTLALIWLLALSVALLPFFKLGAYTYQYPGTWCFIRVMEGTGASDLAFVTLFSGLAISSLAIALVCNTISGITLVRARLRKKSSSQRTSARSHDTEMVVQLLGIMVASCICWSPLLVVGLMSATRSYSGSLAPPDRDTYRALMVMGVRMATCNQILDPWVYILLRRAILKKIYRITKRQASLRGSMLRSFRWDVSSFQNSEKNNVKV from the exons ATGTTGGCAATGCAGCGTCACAACGCCTCGGGCATTTTTGCCTCTCCGCCCCCCTCGAATGACAGCGCGATTGTGCATAAGCAAGAAGTGGGACCCGTGTTCCGTAATTCCACCCGGCCGCAAATTAATCCGACAGCTGCCGGCATCACCATGACGCTTGGAATTGTGTTCAACATTGTGGCGCTTATTATTCTTGCCAAAGCCTACGCCCGCTTTCGGCGCAGGTCGAAGGCCACCTTTCTTCTCTTTGCCAGCTCTTTGGTGGCGACTGATCTGGCTGGCCACGTCATCAACGGGGCCTTGGTGCTAAGAAGATACTCGGAAGGGATTGCCAACCTGGCTGACCCACCCTCTACCTCTCGAGGAGATCTCCTAACTGATCCAGATGTCCAGTGTCTGTTTTTGGGGTGTTGCATGGTGTTCTTCGGCCTGTGCCCCCTCTTCCTCGGCTGCGCTATGGCCGCTGAGCGATGCTTGGGCGTCTCCAGGCCTCTGCTGCACGCTCGTTTGGTCACAAACGCACGGACGAAGATGACATTAGCTCTCATCTGGCTGTTGGCATTAAGTGTCGCCCTGCTGCCCTTTTTCAAGTTGGGAGCCTACACTTATCAGTACCCGGGCACGTGGTGCTTCATCAGGGTGATGGAGGGCACCGGAGCCTCAGATCTGGCCTTTGTGACACTGTTCTCTGGACTGGCAATAAGCTCACTTGCCATAGCCTTAGTGTGTAACACCATCAGCGGGATCACCCTCGTCAGAGCAAGGCTAAGGAAGAAGTCCAGCTCCCAGCGCACCTCGGCCCGGTCCCACGACACCGAGATGGTCGTCCAGCTGCTCGGCATCATGGTCGCCTCGTGCATCTGCTGGAGCCCTCTGCTG GTCGTTGGACTGATGTCAGCCACCCGGTCCTACAGCGGCTCCCTCGCCCCCCCCGACAGGGACACTTACAGGGCCTTAATGGTAATGGGTGTCAGGATGGCTACGTGTAACCAAATCCTGGACCCGTGGGTCTACATCTTGCTGCGGCGTGCCATCCTCAAGAAGATCTACAGGATTACTAAGAGGCAAGCCAGTTTGAGGGGAAGCATGCTTCGCTCTTTCCGCTGGGATGTCAGCTCCTTTCAGAACTCcgaaaaaaacaatgttaagGTTTAA
- the ilf3b gene encoding interleukin enhancer-binding factor 3 homolog isoform X2, translating into MAPPLRHRSLRVFLHDDRHVMARHSAIYPSQEELENVQNMVSHTERALKAVSDWLDKQEKCDGDGVDADKESEHKEQVTRTLRGVMRVGLVAKGLLLKGDLDLELVLLCREKPTNTLLKKVADNLDAQLKVVTEDQYDVSQDIKKACIVIKNTKEPPLTLTIHLTSPLVREEMERAAAGETLSVNDPPDALDRQKCITALASLRHAKWFQARANGLRSCVIVIRVLRDLCVRIPKWTPLSGWPLELICEKAIGTGNRPMMAGEALRRVLECLASGILMPDGAGIADPCEKEPTDAICHLNSQQREDITLSAQHALRLSAFGQLHKVLGMDPLPSKIPKKTPGPPIDYIVQIPPSSAYAPPMKRPIEEEEGIEDKSPNKKKKKLQKKSAEDKSEPPQAMNALMRLNQLKPGLHYKLISQTGPVHVPVFTMAVEVDGKTFEASGPSKRTAKLHVAVKALQDMGLPTGVEIKTPPEPVKTEEIPVPVTVPDVKPVITAVEVPPVLTGPVGTHSTDAAETTRQQGPILTKHGKNPVMELNEKRRGLKYELISETGGSHDKRFVMEVEIDGQKFEGTGSNKKVAKAYAALAALEQLFPEGSVTEVAKKKKGPPMNNEGYGMMGPPGDVAMPRARGRGRGRGRGRGYNNGGGPGGGFGTYGYGSNSMSGYSDFVSDIYGYQDFQK; encoded by the exons ATG GCCCCTCCATTACGACATCGTTCCTTACGTGTTTTCTTGCATGATGACCGCCATGTCATGGCCAGGCATTCTGCCATCTACCCTTCTCAGGAGGAACTGGAGAATGTGCAAAACATGGTATCCCACACAGAACGAGCGCTCAAGGCAGTCTCAGACTGGCTGGATAAACAAGAGAAATGTGATGGTGATGGTGTAGATGCTGATAAAGAGAG TGAGCACAAAGAACAAGTCACACGCACCCTTCGCGGCGTGATGAGAGTAGGCCTTGTGGCCAAGGGCCTTCTCTTGAAGGGAGATCTGGACCTTGAGCTGGTGCTCCTCTGCAGGGAGAAGCCAACCAACACTTTGTTAAAGAAAGTGGCTGACAACTTGGATGCGCAACTGAAG GTTGTCACCGAAGATCAGTATGACGTGAGTCAAGACATCAAAAAGGCCTGCATCGTCATCAAGAACACAAAGGAGCCCCCACTCACCCTCACCATTCATTTGACGTCCCCGTTAGTTCGTGAGGAGATGGAGAGGGCTGCTGCCGGTG AAACGCTATCAGTCAACGATCCCCCGGATGCTCTGGACAGGCAGAAATGCATAACTGCCTTGGCGTCTCTTCGCCACGCTAAGTGGTTTCAG GCCAGAGCCAACGGATTGCGCTCCTGTGTTATCGTCATTCGGGTTCTAAGGGACTTGTGTGTCCGCATCCCAAAATGGACTCCACTCAGTGGCTGG CCACTCGAGCTGATCTGCGAGAAAGCCATTGGCACCGGAAACCGCCCCATGATGGCAGGAGAAGCACTGCGTCGAGTCTTGGAATGTCTGGCTTCAGGAATCCTGATGCCAG ATGGAGCTGGAATCGCCGATCCATGTGAGAAGGAGCCCACAGATGCGATATGTCACTTGAACTCCCAGCAGAGAGAAGACATCACGTTGAGCGCACAA CATGCCTTAAGGCTGTCGGCCTTTGGACAGCTTCACAAAGTGCTTGGAATGGATCCGCTTCCTTCCAAGATACCCAAGAAAACTCCGGGACCTCCAATCGATTATATCG TGCAAATCCCGCCCAGTTCCGCATACGCCCCGCCGATGAAACGGCCcatcgaggaagaggagggaatTGAAGACAAGAGTCccaataagaaaaagaaaaaactgcaAAAGAAAT CTGCAGAGGATAAGTCCGAGCCACCCCAGGCTATGAATGCGTTGATGCGACTCAACCAGCTGAAGCCGGGTCTCCATTACAAACTGATATCCCAGACCGGCCCCGTTCATGTGCCCGTCTTCACTATGGCTGTAGAAGTTGATGGCAAGACTTTTGAAGCTTCGGGCCCGTCCAAACGGACCGCCAAGCTGCATGTGGCCGTCAAG GCACTGCAAGACATGGGCTTACCCACGGGAGTGGAAATCAAAACTCCTCCAGAGCCTGTGAAAACTGAAGAAATCCCAGTTCCCGTCACAGTGCCAGATGTAAAACCAGTCATTACAGCCGTTGAAGTTCCTCCTGTGCTCACAGGACCAGTCGGCACACATTCCACCGATGCTGCGGAG ACCACCCGCCAACAGGGACCGATCCTAACCAAACACGGCAAGAACCCAGTCATGGAGCTGAACGAGAAGCGCCGCGGCCTAAAATACGAGCTCATCTCGGAGACCGGCGGCAGCCATGACAAGCGCTTCGTCATGGAGGTCGAGATCGATGGGCAGAAGTTCGAGGGGACTGGATCCAACAAGAAAGTGGCCAAGGCGTACGCAGCACTGGCGGCTTTGGAGCAGCTCTTTCCCGAGGGCTCTGTGACCGAAGTggctaaaaagaaaaaggggccCCCAATG AACAACGAAGGCTATGGCATGATGGGACCTCCTGGCGATGTCGCTATGCCCAGG